The Bacteroidia bacterium genome includes a window with the following:
- a CDS encoding nucleotidyltransferase domain-containing protein, with protein sequence MIQLQMISKTKSIAQQDKNVSVVFMYGSFTKNEGDKYSDIEFYIFLKSKDDFSSEKWVSQIHPVLLYFTNEYGSEVAIFDNMVRGEFHFLTTEEIEIIKSWEGMVAFSDFDQMNLVDKDGLLAKTLNQIKIKSPERNTNQNTLWLSESLLNVLLTTSNLIKRGEFAHAHQSLSNVQKYLLWLLRITADKIQHWESPTKCLEKDIDSTWYSAYKTVTSDLQPENLRLSFKNSLKLAERLFEQLNVEPKLKGILNRIT encoded by the coding sequence ATGATACAGTTACAAATGATTAGTAAAACTAAATCTATAGCCCAACAAGACAAAAATGTTTCCGTAGTTTTTATGTATGGTTCATTCACTAAAAACGAAGGAGACAAATATTCCGATATCGAATTTTATATTTTCTTGAAAAGTAAAGATGATTTTTCATCAGAAAAATGGGTAAGCCAAATTCACCCAGTTCTATTGTATTTTACCAACGAATATGGAAGTGAAGTGGCTATTTTCGACAATATGGTCAGAGGCGAATTTCATTTTTTAACAACAGAAGAAATTGAAATTATTAAATCGTGGGAAGGTATGGTTGCTTTTAGCGACTTTGACCAAATGAATTTAGTAGACAAAGACGGACTTTTAGCAAAAACGCTCAATCAGATTAAAATAAAATCACCAGAGCGAAATACAAATCAAAACACTCTGTGGCTAAGTGAATCGCTTTTGAATGTTTTGCTAACAACAAGCAACCTGATTAAACGTGGTGAATTTGCTCACGCTCATCAAAGTTTGTCTAATGTTCAGAAATATTTACTTTGGCTCTTAAGAATAACAGCCGACAAAATACAACATTGGGAAAGTCCGACCAAATGTCTTGAAAAAGATATTGACTCAACTTGGTATTCAGCATACAAGACAGTTACATCTGATTTGCAACCTGAAAATTTACGATTGTCTTTTAAAAACTCTTTAAAATTAGCCGAAAGGCTGTTTGAACAACTTAATGTCGAACCAAAATTGAAAGGAATCCTGAACAGAATAACATAA